From one Bacillus sp. FJAT-42376 genomic stretch:
- the wecB gene encoding UDP-N-acetylglucosamine 2-epimerase (non-hydrolyzing), whose protein sequence is MKVVTILGTRPEIIRLSRIISKLDRLAKKHTVVHTGQNFTEELSGVFFKTLQVRTPDYQLFNQQLTVGEQLSEMFKGLEAIFLKEKPDRILILGDTNSGLSAILAERMGIPVFHMEAGNRCFDLKVPEEKNRKVIDSISSINLPYTEQSRENLLREGLHPGKIHVTGNPIKEVLDHYKEEIIKSPILNQLNLQKKNYLLATIHRSENVDRPERLMEIFKGLNETAEKLNVRVICSIHPRTETRLKQTSLDLHPLVEFYKPFSFFDFVQLEKHAACVLTDSGTVQEECCLFHVPAVTIRDTTERPETVACGSNMLSGIDAKSITFSVEVMMNLPNKWMIPEEYLRENVSDTVVKIILGGKSCV, encoded by the coding sequence GTGAAAGTCGTAACAATTCTAGGCACCAGACCAGAAATCATCCGCCTAAGCCGGATCATTTCGAAATTGGATAGGCTAGCCAAAAAGCATACTGTCGTTCATACCGGCCAGAATTTTACAGAGGAATTAAGCGGGGTTTTTTTTAAAACGCTTCAGGTGCGTACCCCGGATTATCAATTATTTAATCAGCAGCTTACAGTTGGGGAACAATTATCTGAAATGTTTAAAGGCCTTGAGGCAATCTTTTTAAAAGAAAAACCGGATCGAATTCTCATCCTGGGTGACACGAACAGCGGATTGTCTGCTATTTTAGCAGAGAGGATGGGAATACCGGTGTTCCACATGGAAGCAGGCAACCGCTGCTTCGACTTGAAGGTACCAGAGGAAAAGAACAGGAAAGTGATTGATTCCATATCCAGCATTAATCTCCCTTATACAGAACAAAGCAGGGAGAATTTGCTCCGGGAAGGGCTTCATCCCGGAAAAATCCATGTCACGGGAAACCCCATTAAAGAAGTGCTGGATCATTATAAGGAAGAGATTATAAAGAGTCCGATATTAAATCAATTAAACTTGCAGAAAAAAAATTATCTTTTGGCCACCATCCACCGCTCAGAAAATGTCGACCGGCCGGAACGGCTAATGGAAATTTTTAAAGGGTTAAATGAGACGGCAGAAAAATTAAATGTAAGAGTCATTTGCAGTATCCATCCCCGTACAGAGACCCGTCTGAAACAAACCAGTCTCGATCTGCACCCCCTCGTTGAATTCTACAAGCCTTTTTCCTTCTTTGACTTTGTTCAATTAGAAAAGCATGCCGCATGTGTATTAACGGATAGCGGCACAGTTCAGGAGGAGTGCTGTTTATTCCATGTCCCGGCAGTAACGATCAGGGATACAACAGAAAGACCGGAAACCGTAGCATGCGGGAGCAATATGCTGTCGGGAATTGATGCAAAGAGCATTACCTTTTCTGTAGAAGTCATGATGAATTTGCCGAATAAGTGGATGATACCTGAAGAATATCTCCGTGAGAACGTATCAGATACGGTTGTAAAAATCATATTGGGAGGAAAATCTTGTGTTTAA